In Rhodanobacter humi, the genomic stretch CCTGCACCATGTCGTCGACCAGGCTGCGCTGGATCTGCTGCACCTGCGAGGCGTTGCCCACGGTGTCGGTGGAGTCGTAGCTGTATTCGCGCTGCATGCTGATGCGCTGATGCGGCAGCACGGTCTTGCCGTCGGCGCCGGTGACGTCGAATTCCACGTTGTAGTTCACCGCGTACTCGGTGATGCGCACATAGCCGCCCTGGGTCAGCGACTGGGTGCCGAACGCGGCCACCGGCACGCGCAGCTCGGCGACGCCGGGGCCGGCGTTGTCCTCGACGGCGACGTTGGCGTTCTCCAGAGCACGGGTCAGCCCGCGCTCGAGGTCGCCACCGCCCGAAACGGTGAGGTGCACGTGGCTCATCGACGGCGGCAATGCGGCGCTGCGGCGCAGGTGAAAGCCGCAGGCGGAGAGCGCGAGGGCGGCGGCGAGCGGCAGCGCGACACGGAGCATGCGGTTCATGGCTTTCATCCTGCGACGATGTTGACGATCTTGCCCGGCACCACGATCACCTTGCGCACGCTGAGTTCCTTGAGGAAGGCGGCCACCTGCGGTTGCGCCAGCGCCAGCGCCTCGGCCTCTTCCTTCCCGGCATTGGCAGGCAGTTCGATGGTGCCGCGCAGCTTGCCGTTGACCTGCACCGCGAGGGTCAGACTGTCGCGCACCAGCGCCGCGGCGTCCACCACGGGCCACGACTGGTCCTCCAACACGGCCTCGGCGTGGCCCAGCACCTGCCACAGGCGATGGCTGACGTGCGGCACCACCGGGTTCAGCAGCAGCACCATGCTTTCCAGCGCCTCGTGGCGCACCGCGCGGCCCTGCTCGCTCATGTCGGTGAACCGGCCCACGGCGTTCAGGAGTTCCATCAGCGCGGCGATCGCGGTGTTGAAGGAGTGGCGGCGGCCGAAGTCGTCGCTGACCTTCTGGATGGTCTCGTGCAGCTGGCGGCGCAGCGCCTTCTGGCCGGCATCGAGTTGCGACGGGTCGACGACGCCTGCGGGGGTCCCCCTTCCGCCTTCGACGTTCCCCCATCCGCCTTCGGCACCTTCCCCCGCTTGCGGGGGAAGGGAGGCAGAGTGGCCTGCGGCCATGCCACCCATGCTGGGATGATCGGGCTGCGCGGCGTGCGTGACCACCTCGCGCCAGAAGCGGCGCAGGAAGCGTGCCATGCCTTCCACGCCGGCCTCGTTCCACTCCAGCGACTGCTCCGGCGGCGATGCGAACATCGAGAACAGGCGCACCGTGTCGGCGCCGTACTTGCCCACCATCGCCTGCGGATCGACACCGTTGTTCTTGGACTTCGACATCTTCTCGATGCCGCCGATCTTCACCGGCTGGCCGTCGGCCTTGAGTACCGCGCCGACCACGCGTGCCTTGTCGTCGCGGCGGACTTCCACGTCGGCGGGATTGATCCAGTCCTTCGAGCCGTCGGCGTGGTCGCGGTAGAAGGTCTCGGCGATCACCATGCCTTGGCACAAGAGGTTGGTGGCAGGCTCGTCGGACTTCACCAGGCCCGCGTCGCGGAGCAGCTTGTGATAGAAGCGGAAATACAGCAGGTGCAGGATCGCGTGCTCGATGCCGCCGATGTACTGGTCCACCGGCAGCCAGTAGTTGGCGCGCTCGTCCACCTGGCCGTTCGCGCCCGGCGAGGTGTAGCGCGCGTAGTACCAGCTCGACTCCATGAAGGTGTCGAAGGTGTCGGTCTCGCGCTCGGCCGGGCCGCCGCATTGCGGGCACGTGGTCTTGCGCCACTCGGGGTCGGCCTTGATCGGCGACTGCACGCCGCTGAACGCCACGTCCTCGGGCAGCACCACCGGCAACTGGTCTTCCGGCACCGGCACCGCTTCGCATTTCGGGCAATAGATCACCGGGATCGGGCAGCCCCAGTAGCGCTGGCGGCTGACGCCCCAGTCGCGCAGGCGCCAGTTCACGCGGCGCAGGCCCTTGCCGTCGGCTTCGAGCCTGGTCGCCAGGTAATCGAAAGCCTCGCGGTAGTTTTTGCCGTCCAGCGCACCGGAGTTCACCACACGCATGTCGGGGTGGGTCTTGTCCGAGTACCAGTCCTGCCACACGGCAGGGTCGTAGGCCTCGTTGCCCGCGGCGATCACCTGTTTGATCGGCAGGCCGTATTTGTGGGCGAATTCGAAATCGCGCGCGTCGTGGCCGGGCACGGCCATCACCGCGCCGGTGCCGTAGCCCATCAGCACGAAGTTGGCCACCCATACCGGCACCTGCTCGCCGCTGACCGGATGGATCGCGTACAGGCCGGTGGCCATGCCGCGCTTTTCCTGGGTTTCCAGTTCGGCCTCGGAAACGCCGCCGTGCTTGAGCTCGTCGAGGAAGGCGGCAAGCTGCGGATTGTTCTGCGCCGCCTTCAGCGCCAGCGGATGCTCGCTGGCGATGGAGACGAAGGTGACGCCCATCAAGGTGTCGGGGCGGGTGGTGAACACGGTGAGCGGCGCGGCCTCGCCTTCGACGGCGAAGTGGATCTCCAGGCCCTCGCTGCGGCCGATCCAGTTGCGCTGCATGGTCTTCACCGCGTCGGGCCAGCCCGGCAGCGTGTCCAGGCCGTCCAGCAGCTCCTGCGCGTAGTCGGTGATGCGCAGGAACCACTGCGGGATCTCGCGCTTCTCCACCACGGCGCCGGAGCGCCAGCCGCGACCGTCCACCACCTGCTCGTTGGCCAGCACGGTGTGGTCGACCGGGTCCCAGTTCACCACGCTGTTCTTGCGGTAGGCCAGGCCCTTCTTCAGCAGCCGGGTGAACATCAGCTGTTCCCAGCGGTAGTAGTCCGGGCGGCAGGTGGCGAACTCGCGGCTCCAGTCGATCGCGTAGCCCAGCGACTTCAGCTGGCCGCGCATGTGCTCGATGTTCGCGTAGGTCCACTTGGCCGGCGCGGTCCTGTTCTTGATCGCGGCGTTCTCGGCCGGCAGGCCGAACGCGTCCCAGCCCATCGGCTGCAGCACGTTGCGGCCCTGCATGCGCTGGTAGCGGCTGATCACGTCGCCGATGGTGTAGTTGCGCACGTGGCCCATGTGCAGCGCGCCCGAGGGATACGGCAGCATCGAGAGGCAGAAGAACTTCGGCTTGGCCGGGTCTTCCTTCACCTCGTAGGCGTGCTGCGCGTTCCAGTACTGCTGCGCGGCGGCTTCCACCGCCTGCGGCTGGTAATCCTGCTCGGTCTTGCTGGTGTCGTGGATGTCTTGCATGGGTCCGTGGCCGTGATCTTTGCGGGCAGCGTGGCGCGGGCTCGCGCACCTGCCGGGAGAACGGATCAGATTAGCAGAACGGGCCCGTATGCCGGGCCGGGAGCGCCCTGTCCCGGCCCTTCCCTGCATGCAGGGAAGGGCGCCAAAACCCTCAATCGGCGGGGCAAGCCGGGTTCTGGCCCGTCTCGTACGCACGCGCCGTGGCGGCGATGCGGTCGGCCAGTGCGGCCAGCGCCTGCTGGTGGCCAGCCACCAGGGCGTCGTAGCCCGCCGCCACCGGCTCGCTGATGCGGCTGCTGCAGGCGAGCGCGTCCTGCCCGCCGGAGCCGCCCGTCAGGCGCAGGCTCCACGCCGCGTCGATCAGCGCATGATTGCCGGGCACCGATTCGAAGCGGCGCACGTCGAGCTTGATGCGCAGGCGCGGCTGGCCGTTGCCGGGCAGGCCGCTCATGTCCGCCACGCCCAGCGCGCGGGCGAGGTCGGCGGCCA encodes the following:
- a CDS encoding LPS-assembly lipoprotein LptE, which produces MNRMLRVALPLAAALALSACGFHLRRSAALPPSMSHVHLTVSGGGDLERGLTRALENANVAVEDNAGPGVAELRVPVAAFGTQSLTQGGYVRITEYAVNYNVEFDVTGADGKTVLPHQRISMQREYSYDSTDTVGNASQVQQIQRSLVDDMVQAIMFRLEAAGRHAQDTPAAGTGEH
- the leuS gene encoding leucine--tRNA ligase; the protein is MQDIHDTSKTEQDYQPQAVEAAAQQYWNAQHAYEVKEDPAKPKFFCLSMLPYPSGALHMGHVRNYTIGDVISRYQRMQGRNVLQPMGWDAFGLPAENAAIKNRTAPAKWTYANIEHMRGQLKSLGYAIDWSREFATCRPDYYRWEQLMFTRLLKKGLAYRKNSVVNWDPVDHTVLANEQVVDGRGWRSGAVVEKREIPQWFLRITDYAQELLDGLDTLPGWPDAVKTMQRNWIGRSEGLEIHFAVEGEAAPLTVFTTRPDTLMGVTFVSIASEHPLALKAAQNNPQLAAFLDELKHGGVSEAELETQEKRGMATGLYAIHPVSGEQVPVWVANFVLMGYGTGAVMAVPGHDARDFEFAHKYGLPIKQVIAAGNEAYDPAVWQDWYSDKTHPDMRVVNSGALDGKNYREAFDYLATRLEADGKGLRRVNWRLRDWGVSRQRYWGCPIPVIYCPKCEAVPVPEDQLPVVLPEDVAFSGVQSPIKADPEWRKTTCPQCGGPAERETDTFDTFMESSWYYARYTSPGANGQVDERANYWLPVDQYIGGIEHAILHLLYFRFYHKLLRDAGLVKSDEPATNLLCQGMVIAETFYRDHADGSKDWINPADVEVRRDDKARVVGAVLKADGQPVKIGGIEKMSKSKNNGVDPQAMVGKYGADTVRLFSMFASPPEQSLEWNEAGVEGMARFLRRFWREVVTHAAQPDHPSMGGMAAGHSASLPPQAGEGAEGGWGNVEGGRGTPAGVVDPSQLDAGQKALRRQLHETIQKVSDDFGRRHSFNTAIAALMELLNAVGRFTDMSEQGRAVRHEALESMVLLLNPVVPHVSHRLWQVLGHAEAVLEDQSWPVVDAAALVRDSLTLAVQVNGKLRGTIELPANAGKEEAEALALAQPQVAAFLKELSVRKVIVVPGKIVNIVAG
- a CDS encoding PqiC family protein, which encodes MSRLRPWIPLAAALGLAGCASAPLRYYTLMTPAGSTAGSAAAPAPYPFELLPVGVPAQVDVPQLVVREGGQGVQPLDGQRWIAPLGDEVRGALAADLARALGVADMSGLPGNGQPRLRIKLDVRRFESVPGNHALIDAAWSLRLTGGSGGQDALACSSRISEPVAAGYDALVAGHQQALAALADRIAATARAYETGQNPACPAD